The sequence GCACCACGTTGGCGCTCGGCATCTCCTTGCGCAGCTGCTTCTCCGAGGTCGAGCCGCTGGCGGTGCCGATGGCGGCGGTGGTCAGGTCCTCGATCGAGTTGACCTTGCCCTTGCGCACCACGAACTTCTGGCCGGTGATGAAGTAGCCATAGCTGAAGTCGACCTGCTTCTCGCGCTCGGCGTTCTTGGTCATCGTGGCGATGATCATGTCGACGTCCTTGGACTGCAGCGCGGGAATGCGCTGCGCCGACTCGACCGCCTTGACCGTCAGCTTCACGCCGAGCTTCTTGGCGATGGCCGCCGCGAAGTCGACGTCGTAGCCCGAGATGGTCTGCGTCTTGGTGTTCAGCACGCCGAACGGCGGCGTCGAGTCCTTCACGCCGACCACCAGGGTGCCACGCTTCCTGATCTCGTCGAGGTCATCCGCCACCGCCGCGGACAGCAGGCCCAAAGCCAGCACAACCCCGAGTAATCGTTTGAATATCATGGTTTTTCTCCGTATTAGCGAAAGCTGATTGCTTTCGTCATGGGCGCGCACGCTATGTCAACTGAGTTATGGACGCCATTAGGGAAAGCGCCAGGCCGTCGGGCGTAAAAATGCCCGCGCGAGGCGGGCTATGGCTTGCAGATGGGTATGGAGGACCGCCGAACGACGAACGGCGGTGGAAGCGGGTAGATTCGCGGCTGAAGCCGCTCCTACAGAAGGACGCTGCAGTACGTGTATGGCAATGTGCCTGGCGCTAACCAAAGTTTCTACGGAGATCGAACGAGCGCAGCGAGGCTCCCTCTGGCCCACCCACGAAGTCTGCGACTTCGTGGGGACCCCCGGGGCGGCGAGGGCGGGGGAGTAGGGAGAAATCAGGGCCTGCCGCAGGTCGATGACTCGCTGCGGATGAACCCCCGGCTAGGCCGGGGCTGCACAGCAGGTTTCGGGATCGCTTAAGGCAAGAAAAAGCCCTAGGCGGGCTTTCTTCCGATCGCCCGGAAGCCGATGTCGGTACGGAACTGGATGCCGTCGAAGTGGATATGGTCGATCACCTCGTAGGCGCGCTTCTGCGCGATCTTCACGCTGTCGCCCAGCGCGGTCACGCACAGCACGCGGCCGCCGCTGGTCACCACCTCGTCGCCCTGCATCGCGGTACCGGCGTGGAACACGTGGACGTCCTCGGTGCGCTCGATCGGCAGGCCGCGGATCACGTCGCCCTTGCGCGGCGCGTCCGGGTAGCCGGCGGCGGCCAGCACCACGCCGAGCGCGACGCGGCGGTCCCACTCGGCCTCGGCCGCGTCGAGCGTACCGTTGACCGCATGCTCGACCAGGCCGACCAGGTCGGACTTCAGCCGCGACATGATCGGCTGGGTTTCCGGATCGCCCATTCGGCAGTTGAACTCGACCACGTTGACCGCGCCGTCGTCGGACACCATCAGGCCGGCGTAGAGGAAGCCGGTA is a genomic window of Chitinimonas koreensis containing:
- a CDS encoding transporter substrate-binding domain-containing protein; its protein translation is MLALGLLSAAVADDLDEIRKRGTLVVGVKDSTPPFGVLNTKTQTISGYDVDFAAAIAKKLGVKLTVKAVESAQRIPALQSKDVDMIIATMTKNAEREKQVDFSYGYFITGQKFVVRKGKVNSIEDLTTAAIGTASGSTSEKQLRKEMPSANVVLFPDYDEAFKALGQGSLDAVSTDEPILAGLLNKMPKKAQFEIPNVTISIEVYGIAVRKGEKRLLAEVNSALVEAEQSGEADKIFNRWFGPQTNAPLMRLFKITAK